A stretch of DNA from Patescibacteria group bacterium:
ATACCAAACAAACTCTTTCTTTTCGCAAAGACACAAAAACACTAAAACACGGAAAACACTTATGTTTTTGTGTTTTGAGGCCGAAGGCCGTGTGTTTTTGTGTGTTTCCGTATTTCTTATTTGTAATTTGTGTATATTTATAAACAAATTTGTGAATTTGTCTAAATTCTTTTATGTTTTATAAATCAGCCAATTCTTTTTATCCTTGAACCGCACTAAGACATATTGGCCTTTTAATTTTTTGCCAAGCAAATTAAATTTAAAACTTCCACTTTTTAAACTACCTTCAACTAATTCCCATTTTCCCTTGTCCCAAATTTCCACTATCCCCGCTCCGTATTCCCCTTCGGGAATGACACCAAAAAAATTAATGTAATCAACCGGATGATCTTCCACCCGAACCGCTAATCTTTTTATTCCTTTTTTCCCTGGTACGCCCTTGGGCACGGCCCAGGACTTTAGCGCGCCCTCCATCTCTAGCCTGAAATCATAATGCAGGTTGCGAGCTTGATGTTTCTGGACAACAAAACGGGAAAAATTGGTTTTTTTAACTTTGGCCTTCGGTTCCGAGGTTTTTTTAAAATCCCGTTTTTGCTTATACTTATCAA
This window harbors:
- a CDS encoding DNA polymerase ligase N-terminal domain-containing protein, whose product is MMLDKYKQKRDFKKTSEPKAKVKKTNFSRFVVQKHQARNLHYDFRLEMEGALKSWAVPKGVPGKKGIKRLAVRVEDHPVDYINFFGVIPEGEYGAGIVEIWDKGKWELVEGSLKSGSFKFNLLGKKLKGQYVLVRFKDKKNWLIYKT